TTAAGTACTTAAACGGGATCTTTCTGGAGAATCTTGCAGTCTACTTCTTCCTTGGTCACTGCTAATAATGCTTAATTTCCTAACATGGAATCAGCATAAATGTCTTCTGGAGGAACGGCTTGTGCTTTGGACTATGGAAATATCTTGTGAGAGGCTAGGAAATACAACTCTTTTTCACTGTCTCAGGAAGTGAAAGTGGTGTTCTTCTGCATGGGTTTGTCTGTTTGATATCACACTCCTGTCTAGTTCTACTTTTGTAGTTTTGGGATTGAAATTTGCACAGTAGAGATCTTGTCCTGTTTTATTCTCAATGCTTATGGTAAACTTCCCAAATCCTGTAATCTTTATCAGGGGGTGAAAGATGGGATCTGGATCTTACTGCTTTTAAAGAAGCTGAAGTTCTTGATGCAAGTaacactgaaaatactgttaaaataattattatcaGCTGATACGTTTTTTAAAGTCCTACTTGGAATTGAGTAACTCATAATCCTTAGTGGAAGGAAGAGTGTTTGGAAAAGCAATTTGTTTACACTTGGTGGACTTCTGGGACTTTAGGGAACTTAAAACTTAGTTACGAGTGAGTCCCTTGTGGTTTAATGCCAGACTGTAGGCTGGAGCAATGCCTGTATCAGCTGCTAAATGTTTATAATTCACTGTAGCCTTCACTAGTTGCAGTAGACTTCATTCAGTTGTGCCGCTCATTTCTGGAGGGACATTGTGGAATTCAACTGGAGTGGATCCGAACCTCAGAAATGAACTTCTGTGGGGTGATGGGATATTTTGCGGAGAAGAGCACTCATCAGCCCATGGATGAGGACAGAGCTGCTCTAGCTGCCCACCTGGGCTCCTGCCTCAGCAGAGTTCAAAGTTATGAATGTAGCAGTACCTAGGATTAGGGCAACAACAGTGCTCATACTGATACTAAACTGTAAACTGTTTTGTGTTCAACTTCCCTTCTTTCCTATGATGACAAAATTGTTTGGTTGCCCCTTGCTTAGGTTGTCTGctatttctgttctccttttgtAATGAAGTGCAAACTGGATAGATAATTTAATCTTGGATGAGTTGTTTGCTTCAGTTTCAACTTTTAAGTGTAAAAAGAGGCTTAACAGATAAGCAAAAGGACAACAAGTGATAGTTTTGTTTGCTGACAGTGTAAAGAATCTTCTAACACATGATGACttttttcaaaaccagttttgaagAAATAAAGGCAACCTGTAGACAGCTGTATAAACTGAGTGTTTCTTTCAGGAGTACGAATGGAAAATAGACCGGTATTCAGCATTTACCTCCAGTTGAAAGGCAACCATAGATTGTGAAGAAACTTCATTTCAGTCAGTTAAGAGGATGTTGCAGTTGAGCAGCTGCAGTGCAACATGAACTAGTGTTGAGGACAAATCTTGGGCAATTACTTCATTCTCCTGTCAGGTGGGGTAGGATAAACATAATAGTGTTTGTTTAGTGATTCAAAAATGGATGATTTGGCATTTGAATTGCAACCTTGTCTATCATGTTGTTACTGCGTTAAGGTCAAACTATTAAAATACCAACTAATATAAGTCGAACACGTGTATGTATGGGAGCTGGAGTCAGGCAGAGCTCAAGAGCAGTGAGCAGCCTGATGACAGCTCTGTATAAGGCTGGTACCACAGCTGGTAGATTGTGCAGTGGAACAGAAGGAAGGTTAAACAAGCTTTTATAATCCCTCCTGCCCTGTTCTGGGGATTGAAAGGTACATTGTTGTGAAATGAATGTATTTATAATTTGATTTCCTCTCAGGAGAAGACAAGCATAATGCCTTGCAAACTGATAAAATGGGTCCTTTAGCAAGTCTTTTGCAGAAAGTATTGGTTACCTGTTAGGCAACATGCTACTTCTGTTACTACAGGAAATTTGAGCTAATGCCGAAGTcatactgggatttttttgttctctttgagCTGATTGAGCTGTGAGAAGTCCTGTGTGTGTCAAATAGGGAAGCAGAGATCTAGAGCTGTCTGGAGAAAAGTAGGGGGAGGTTTAAAATACTGTTTGCTCACAAAACAGGGAGGAATGGTTTGTACTGTGATGAAGTAAGGGTAGTTTTGTTGGAAGAAACTCAGACTAATAGGCTAGCACGTTTTGGGCTGTAATGCATCAGATGATCAAGTGCTAATCTTTTGTAGATGAAGAATGATGGCATGCTCTGTTCAGCGCAAGTATTTATGCAGTGCATATTTGCCTTGATTAAATCTGAAACATACTCGGCCTTTTGTGCTATaccaaaaggaagaaattttgttAACATTGCTGGAGATGCCTTCTTCACATAAGTTGATTTTAGTATAGAAGTTAATCTTAGGTGGATTTGCAGTTGATGGGATGAGTGTGTAGTTTGTATATTTATAAGCATTTTCTAAAAGAACAAAGTTACTGCTGTCACTAGGTGATatgattttgttacattttcaGGGCATCTTGTTGATGCAAGAGAAACTGATAATAAGTGAAGTTGTGTATATCATGTTCTCTACTGACTTTGATTTGGTGTTCGGCTTTTTCAAAGCTTATCATAAGGCTAGATGTGAAGCTTAATTTTCCTGGAACTCATGTCTTTCAAATGGTGTCTACATAATGTGGACAGGTTTTCAAATGCCTTTTAATAAACACAGTCAAAGCTCcctcaaaacatttattttttgtttttttctctttaaggttTGGACCCCATGGAATCCCTGTGACCATATTTCCTAAAAGGGAATACAAGGATAAACCTGAAGCCATGCAGCTCCAAAGTAAACCATTCCAAGATGAGGCACAGGTGAAGTGTGAATCTAATGCTGCAGTCCCTGATGACTCTTCTCTCACGCAGCCATCAGAACCTAGCATAGCTAAAAGCCTATGGACTTCTAAACCACCTCCTCTCTTTCATGAGGGAGCGCCATATCCTCCTCCTTTGTTTATCAGGGACACGTATAACCAGTCAATACCTCAGCCTCCACCCCGGAAAATTAAGCGGCCCAAGCGTAAAATGTACAGGGAGGAACCCACTTCTATCATGAATGCTATCAAACTACGACCCCGACAGGTCTTATGTGACAAGTGCAAAAACAGTGTTGtcgcagaaaaaaaggaaataaaaaaaggtgGCAATGCAAGTGACTCTTCAAAATATGAGGATAATAAAAAACGAAGAAATGAGAGTGTGACTACTGTGAATAAAAAACTTAAAACTGACCATAAAGTGGATGGAAAAAGCCAAAATGAAAGTCAGAAAAGGAATGCTGTGGTCAAGGTTTCAAATATTGCCCACAGCAGAAGCAGAGTAGTTAAAGTTTCCGCACAAGCAAATACTTCAAAAGCGCagttaaatacaaaaaaagtTCTCCAGAGCAAAAACATGGATCATGCGAAAGCTCGGGAAGTCTTGAAAATGGCCAAAGAAAAGGCACAAAAGAAGCAGAGTGCAACCTCCTCTTCCAAAAATGCACATTCAAAGGTCCACTTCACACGGCGTCTTCAGAACACCAGCTCAGGTTCCCTTCCACCCCGATTGCGTTTAAAGCCACAAAGGTATCGGAATGAAGAAAATGACTCTTCTCTCAAGACAGGACTTGAGAAAATACGGAGTGGCAAGATGGCAACTAAGCCCCAGTCTCGCTGCTCCTCCACCCGCTCAGCAGGTGAGGCCCCTTCAGAAAATCAGAGCCCCTCAGAAGGCCCTGAAGAGGCCAGCAGTGAGGTTCAGGACACGAGTGAAGTGCATGTAACTGTTGATCAGGATGAACACCAGACATTGGGCAAAAGAGGCAGCAAAAGCAATATAACGGTTTACATGACCCTTAATCAAAAGAAATCTGACTCTTCCAGTGCATCAGTTTGTAGTAGTGATAGCACAGATGATTTGAAATCTACCAACTCTGAGTGTAGCTCTACTGAAAGCTTTGATTTTCCTCCAGGCAGCATGCatgcaccttcctcctcctcctcttcaaaggaagagaaaaagctcAGTAATTCCTTGAAAACGGAAGTCTTTTCCAAAAACGTCTCTAAATGTGTCACACCAGATGGCAGGACCGTATGTGTAGGGGACATTGTTTGGGCCAAGATTTATGGCTTCCCTTGGTGGCCAGCCCGTATTCTTACCATAACTGTGAGCCGAAAAGATAATGGCCTTTTAGTTCGACAGGAGGCTCGTATCTCGTGGTTTGGCTCCACAACAACATCTTTTCTTGCTCTTGCACAACTATCCCCCTTTTTAGAAAGCTTCCAGTTGCGCTTTAATAAGAAGAGAAAGGGTCTTTACCGCAAGGCCGTCACAGAGGCAGCTAAGGCTGCTAAGCAGCTGACTCCCGAAGTTCGGGCCCTGCTGACGCAGTTTGAAACGTGAACATGGAAAGTAAGGTAGGCAAGAAATCTGGAGGCTCCACAAAATTCATAGCCTAGTTAGAAAACTACCATGAAGGACTTGCCAAGTCAGAAGTTGCACTCGGTTGACTGCTCTTTTTATACTAAAGTTCCATTTGTAGCGGTTTCTTGACAGTTAAAGCAAATTGAACATGCAATCAAAATTAGCCTAAAGCGAGAACTTCAGTATTTTTaagtgagaatttttttaaagaaagaaaaaaaaaaaacctcctcaaACACCCAATGCATAGGAGCCATAGCCTCAGCTGAAAGGCAGCTTATTTGCAGGGAATTTTTTAGTAGTTTCTACCCAGTATATAGTAGTTGCTGTGTGGCGAAGGGTTAACACAAGGGATGAAAGTAGtagctgtgacttttttttttttaggtggcCCATCAGGGAAGTGTAGAACTGTAAGCCTTGTCTAAATGgtctttaaagattattttaaatagtcTCTAATGTATTTAGTCTGGCCAGTGCAAATTGGTTCAAAGCATGCTTAAACATCTTCAGGAGGCATGCCCCAATCCATATAGGCCAGTTTAAATATCATTAGAAGACTTGCTGAAATTTTTAAGGAAGAAGAATTCACGTAACTTAAAGACCAGATTAAATGGGGTTTTATTGTAGTGACCACTTAAACACTCAGCCTTTCTATGCACATGGGGGCACAAATATAACACTTCAGGGTCTGAGAAGCTGAGAGGGATGCCTGTAGCTCTAAGACAAAGCTGAGAAGTCGCTCAGTATTTGGGATCAAGGGCTGTTAATGCTGCATAGGTGTGAATCATAACTTCTGGTCTTTCTTCCTGAAGAAATCTTTCAGGCCATTTGCCTGGAGGTTTAGATTAAGAGAGGCTTTGTTTTGAATGTGTAAATAATTGATTGATGAAATTGGTCAGATTTTCTCCTGACTGGTTGTTCCTAAATTCTTAGGATACGTCCTAGTAAATTACACTTTGTGAATTGTCAGATGTGTAATTGTTGCATTTTGGATGTAtctaacttcatttttttttaatatttccgtTTAAGGTATCTGTTTGCAGGTCAGAAAATGAGAATATGTAATTGTGTAATgctctgaaatgtaaaaaaacaaactgtaaataaaattgactaaatctgaattatttgtgtgtgtttctcaaaaagctttgaaaaaaatccaggaTGTTAGAGTACTTCATATGTATGCCGTATTTAGAGGACAcctttttaaaaaccaaattgTCCTTTTTCACGCATTCTTAAAGATAACTGCTTGATGTAAAGTACTATTGGTATACTTCAGTCTTAATTTTGAGATTAAGCAATTATCTGTCCCTTTTGTTTCAAAACTAGCTCTGTAGAGGGCTTTCTGTAAAGTTTATAAAATTTCTCCCTTAATTAGATTTTGTTCCATATATTTGAATAGACTGTGGATAATGTTACTTACACAGTGgggaaatgttttcagttttctccATCTATCAAAACCTAATCAGACCCACTCTCCACTGCTACTTCAGCTTTTCTTGCATGTCTTTTGCTCAATGTTGGGGCATTTTCATGCAActgacttcactttttttttcttctagttttggTCCTTACCTGACCATGTGAATTACTCTCTCTTCTCTAACCCACTACTGTTTCAGCCTTGCAATACCTTGTGAAGAATCTCAACGTTCATCCCAAAGCAGTTTTCatcctgtttttttcataatTGCCCATGTAGGCAACAATGACAGATGTAAAAATTTAAGCTTAGACTGAAATTAGACTTTAAACAGACATGAAAATGGGGATAAGGATTTAATTGTCAAACCCTTAATCTTTCTAACTTCAGATTAAATTTTGTATGTTCGTGACACTGTCTGGTCTTTCCAAAGCATTCAGtctctttttaccttttttaattcttctgttctGTCCACAGAACTACTAGAAGTCTAAAGTGTTAAATACATGGCTGTTCAAATTTTCCTCAATTTTACGGTCATCTGTTAGGTGCTAATTAAGCTTCCAAATATACCAGCTTTACCTTGGCATTCTAACagttaccaaaaaaccccactggtcAATGCTTTTTGAATGTGATAAACACACAATAAATTTcataatattgaaaaaaaaaaattggaaaaaaaaaaaatcctgtttcacTTCTATGTATTCTTTCCTGCAAACAGAAACAGTTACTCTTAAGTAAAGCTGTACTTTGTTACTAAAGCAGACTGCTTTTTGAAGTCAAGAACACACAACATGGTTTATATGCCTACGCTCGTTCCTTGACGTTTAGAAGCTCAAACGGGTTATAAGTTAGTTCTGAGCCAAGTAGTGGTGAAATCAATAattatgttgttatttttctttaaaagacctGGAAGCTTTGTACTCTATCAATTTATATCAAGTTAGAATAGTATTAAAGCATACATAGTCAAAGTTTGCTCAGGTGTTCATGGTAAGATGGGAGAGCAACAACTATGAGAGGGGTTTCTAGATTGTTTTGTGTTCAAAAGAACTGTTtatgaaaggcatttaaagagtCTTAGTTTCAATGTGTAATTGATCAGTCTTAAGAAGTCTTTCCTAAGTCTTATAGTGAATGTGCATTATTACTTCAGACTTAACAGGTCTCAAAACAAATAGAACACCACCACGTTACATTAGGTTGAAAATACCTTGTTTGTACCCATCCATGATTTTCCTTTCACTCTGAAGTAGCTAACACTCTAGATATATCTCAACAGACTTCACAGTGGAGAAAATGTTGGGCTTAATGTAAGTCTGGTTACAGTAAGTAACATTGGTTATGGCAGTATGAATGCTGCATGTAGATTAACTTTGAAGACTTAGATTTCTAAGTTTAGTGCTGTTTTACCTATAAACTGCAAAACCCCTCCACTTTTCTGTGCCTATCTACTCCCAGCAGTGCCTACACTTTGAGCGTGGACTACTGTTCTTGCAGTTGGGTACACAGCTACCAGCTTCCATCTCCGAGTTAGCCTGAGAGTTTAAGTGACTTCTTAAATAACTCATGACAGGAGCAGACCTGTACAAGTGCCATGATAGTGCATATGTGTAATTAAGCTGTGCAACTGTTGCAAGCAGCCTGTGTCTTGGGAAGACCAACATCAGTAGAAAGAGTTAGTTTTCTGTTAGCTTAATATAATAAATTTCAAATTATGTCTTTTTGAGTTAATTAAATTCCTCAGTGTAGTTGTTGAATATGTATGGTCTTTCAGTTTAGGGGGAAGACATGACAGGAAATGATGAGGTTTCTAGTACAAGCCTACTTTTCCTTTGAAGATCTTTTGCTTCAGTTAAAATGTTTGAGAGAGTAGTTATTCCAAAACTCATAAAGATTTCCTTTAACTGGAGTGTTTGAAGGTGTGATTGCTCCGTGAGTAAATGTGAAATCTTTGTATGTCTCTGAAGTGGAGTTCTACAGGAAACTGAACAAATACTTGTTATTTTTCTAATCAGAGTTGTAATTTTATGTCAACACTTAAATGAGATAATCACCTCTGATTATATGGTATTTTCTTTTAGTGCTATCTTCAGTTTGAAACCTACATAACTAGCAGCTACCTCACCAGGAGGGGTGTGTTTAGTTGGGGTAATTTAGGTCAGCTGTGCAAGGTTGGGAAGTCTTATTTCTATCAGCATCttgtaaaatgccttttttttaacaGTAGTTTCTAAATGAGATTAGGTTTAAGAAATAGCATATCAATAGAAGTGAGGAAGGGGTAAGAGTTCCTTTTTGGCATTGCTAGTCTTAGGTTTGTTTCTAGTTAACTCTTGAGTCTTGAAACTGATTTCTATTCATGTCTTCTATAAGCTCTTGCTAAAGTTGTCACAATAGAATAGGAACAtgaattttggaaaataaatcttAGTAGCTAGTTCTCAGTAGCATTATCATCTGTCCTCGTACATGTTCTGTGGAGTACGGTGAAAAAATAGAGCTGCCTTCTTGGCTGAAGAGTTCTGGAAAGGAGGAGGCTGACAATCAGTAAAAGGCTATTTCAGTTCATTTCTTTATGATTGTATTTTAATAAATGCCTACAGGAATAAGAAAATTCAGTCAATGCAGTGGGATCACTATGCTAACCTGTAGATAAAGACTATGAACTGGAAGTTGAGTAGAATGAGCTCATAATTAGAAGTGCAGTAAGGTGACAGTATTTTGTGTCATAAGCCATTTGGTAAAACTGTAGGtatactatttaaaaacaaacttcaaaGTGATCTTATGGTAGAGTTTTTAGTGGTTAAAAGCTGAGGTGCTTTCTGTTCTTACTTTCAGTCTCCTTTTTAAGACCTTTAAATAGAAAGGTAATAGGGGAACCTGAAGGAAGAGAGGAACTTGGTGTAGTCAACTAGATGTGCTACTGGGAGGAGAGCTACAAGTTGGCAGTTTGAGTATAATACGTTACTCCACAGGTTCAGTAGAAGGGAGTAGTGCTCTCCTATTTTAGAGAGCCTGTAGGAGAATTTTGGTGAAACGTATGTTATTGTCCTATGGTCAACTGTTTGAACTTTATCTAGAATCTACTCCATTCCTGTGGAAATGGAGTGTCTTGCTACAGGATTTTGTCAGTTTAAGCTGTGCTTAtattaagtgtgtgtgtgtgtgtctccttAGGATAGGATATAGTAGCGTAGCTTTTGGGTGTATAGACAGGCTATACTGGCAATAATATAGTAAAATTATCCCTATAAATAAAGTATCAATAGCAACAGAGGTTTTGCATAATTAACTTCCTTAAAGCTTCTTCTGATGTCACTATAGTGATCAGAGATCATCGACGTTTAACATCAGAACAGACAGAGGTCTGTAGCATTGAAAACTTTCGTAGTAGCTGTCAAGCTATCTGAAGATCCATTAGAGCCAAGCTTGTGAGGTGTGGATGTAAGTATTCATCTCCAAATTACTCTTAATCTGTAATGAGAAGAACCTCTGTTTTGATACATGCCCTTAACAATTATGATGGTAATCAAGTTCCTATTCAACATTTAATATATCTCAACTACTGTTCTTTGCGACAACTTCATATTTGAGTTTAAAAAGTTACCTCCTATGGTGTCATCCTGTTAGTGTATTTATAGAGTGTGGCCATTTAACTAGATAAAATAAGATCTCCTTGTAAGATGACTTTTCTATTTCCTGCTCATCTTACTGGCATTTCTGTGCAGCTGTTGTAGTTTGAACTCATCTTTCTCTGACATTGATGTCAAGAACTGTTTATGATCATTTAGACACGGTTTTACAAAACTCCTATCTAATGGCAGTGATATCTTCCCTAAGTCAGAAATCTCTCTGATTATTGGTTTTTGATTGTTAGATCCTAATAGCAGTTTATGGTTTCCTATGATTTACTCAtacatttctgtctttcttctgTAGTACCTGGGATGTGTATACCAATGCAGACTGTAATTTAGattaatttgtgattttttttcttaaattccatCATGACACAACTGCCCTTCTGTGAACAGAAGGCAAAATAGCAGTTTCAAGGCACGGCTGTGGAGACAGTGATACGGTGACTGGTTTGCTGTCATGCTGTTTGCCCTGCacggttttgttgttgttgctaccCGATTCAGCAGTGGGAGATAACTCTCCCTGGGGCAGCACTGGCAACAGGTGCTTGTTGCTGAAGGGAACTCGGATCCATGGCCCCTTCTTTTCCCCAAGAACAATCAGTGTTCTTGGCATGAAGTGTAAGGTAAGCAGCAGCATGGAAAATGAGTGTCATCGATAAGACCAGAGCTTTTATACCTTAGAAGACTTAAGCCACCTTGTACATCCAATAGGGAGGCAAATGGGAGTAAGAGCTGTGTGCCTGCATAACCTTCCCAGGTAGTTTCTGTATGCATGGGGGTGAAAACTGATTTCCTGTGCCGATGGAGATGCATAGTCTTTGATGTTCTCTACCTACCTACCTATGGTCCAAGGAGATAATGTTAACAAAGGCTGCAGGTATAAGTTGGTGCAGGATCCCCTGTTGCAAGTTTAAATTCAGGGTTTGCTCATTCAGTGcatgaagaaaaacagatctGTGGGATTTATTTGGGCTACAtctttgagaaattattttcaaaatcagGACCATGCATATTTTGAACAACTGTAATGCAGTTTCTATGCCAATGATTTTATTCCTCAGtccagagaaggaagaaaggactATTGGATATTTGAGGTCTGCGAATACTTGCAGGATAGGTGCGGAGGCAAAGTGGTTCTGTTTGGTTGCAACTAGGacaagaaataatatttaaaattacaagaCAGGAAGTTAAGATTAGGCACTAGAAAATTTATTCCAGTTGTTATAATGAAACCCTAGGTGTTGTTTGGAGAGTTGCATAGTTTTTGTaattacaagtttttaaaaacaatagaTTAGGCTAACTTCTGTCAGGAATGGGTTAAATTCATCCTGCATTTGGGTATGGGATAGAACAGATGATCTATCCTGACCCCATTTTATTACTAACAATTCTGATTTTGGAAAAACAGAATCTATGTAGATTCTGCCTCATGCATCCTGTTCCCAGTCTTGCAGGAATCACGCTTGGTATAATGGAATTATGGCCTCCTAACAGTAGAGTCTGAGCTTCCAGTTCAGGAGAGCTGCACTGCATCTCCTGCCAGGGGCCTCTTCTATGCAAAATCGTGTTTGGATGACATCAATTATATAACATGTCAACTTTAaatgagggtttggggttttttttaaataggtctAGGTCAGTTTTCATGTTTGCTTACTAACGATTTTGATGTCAAATATGTAATATGAATAAGAAATATTCTTATACGTGCCAGCCATGTGCTATGAATCTATGACTTGGAAGGCAAGCTGTGTTCTCACTAGTTTGTTACCATCACTAAAAGATTCCGTAACAGAAACGCAGCATAATTCTGCTGATACAATTATTCTTGCCTGGTTTTAACAAGTGAATAAAGAGGGAACTTGCTTTGTCAGTAAGGTAAGCAGATACAATtccaagaaaatatttacttaaatgctaatcttacataattttttatttagtaACATTTAGGATTTTTGTTTGGCTTTAGGAAACACTGGTGTTTAATTGTCCTTCTGCAGTGGTTCAGAATTTTAAAGCATGTGGTGCCAGTTTTGATAATTAGCTCTGGTGAAAAGGAACTGAATCTGGACTTTTCAAGGACATTTATTTAGGGTTAGAATCTCAAGCTGCTCTGTATGACCTGATTAAATGCTTCAATTGACACATCATATCTGTATGAATGGCATTTCATAAATAATTGTGGACTGTTTCATGTAATCTGGTTCTTTAGTCATCTAAAGTCATCTTGATACTGATTTTAGTAAGGGGCATATTGTGTCAGCTTTTCTTCAGATGTCACCACTAAAGTCAGCCCTAAAATCAGTTAGTGCTTCATACAGGAACGCAGATGAATGTGGTAAGCAATGGGTCTTTACGTTTGCTAGCACTAGGAATGGTCTGGTTAGTTTTGCTCTTTTGTTGGTTACTTGTAGAACCTCGATTGGAAGGTGATTAACAACAAAGTTGTCTTCTGCCATCTGTAGTGGTTTTTTAGTAGGTAGATATTTTGATTCTGACacacaaactttttttgttttggtaaaaATACTAAGAAATGTGTCTGCTAGTGGTTGTGGCAGAAGTCTGAGCAGTAGGAGAAGGAAATTATCAGGTTACTGGTTTCATGATGCTCATTTAACTTGGATGTCATGAAAGACATTGGGAATGTGTTTGTGAAAGCTCCCAAATCACTCCTGATTTCTGAGACcttcaagaaaaacaagagagagaaggcTTAGTACTAAAAATATCTTCTGCCCTCTACCTTAGcttccaaaaaaagaagaaaagcaagcctgttttcctgtatttgtgctagggaaaataacaaatcaaaccaaaccccaatttatttatttttttttctccctacaaGTTGCTGTTAAAAATCATAGCTGAAGATTTTGAACATTGAATGTTTTTTGGTTGGAGTATCACATTAgcaatatttcattattttttgggggaaaaaaaaaatcttgagattTTTCAAGTGTTGAGGGATTTAGGGACCTAAtcttttttgattcttatttaTATGAAAAAGCTGGTTTTGGCTGAGTTTTAGAAATTCTTGATACTgtgttatatatatgtatttcaggGAATTACACATGCAAACTAAAGTATGTTACGGCTCTTGGTTTTCCCTGTAGTTGAGGCCCTGCTGCTGAAGACTGTCTTGGGCTGTAGAGCAAGGCAAAAGTTCTGCTTGATTTTTAGTAATTCATCATCTGGAAGAGAAGCTGATTTTAGCTCTTCCTTACTAGTTAAAATTTGAATCTGTAGCAGTAAGATAACATGTGCTGTTACGTAGATTTTCATGTAGACAAAGTATTAGCCCCCTAAAGAAGTTGCATATATGTTACTGTAACTATTTAAATTTGGGCTTGTTACTTTAAGAGCTAGGTATCTTCTTCACAGTCTGTGATTGGAGGTACTGCTATTTTTACCTTCCCTGTCCTTCTGGgctgccttttcttcctcttgatgGCTGCCTGTTTTCTGCTGTCTTTCTACTTTTCCTTTGAagagaaaaccaaattatttcaaaGGTAGTGCTCCTCTTTGGACATTAGTAAATAAGCAGGATTGTGAAaattttcacaataaaaaaatcagaatccaCATTACTGTGATAACTCCCAGGAAAAACGCTGTGTAAAATGCAGCTGAGTTGGGGCAGACGTTCACAACATCAGTGGTGAAAGGCCGTAAGCCGCATCAGTGCTTGTCCTAATACACATGCACGTTTATTACTGGTGGTAATTTTTATGATGGCTCCATAGTCTCTAGCATTTGAATGAAACTGCTTCAAAACAGAGTCCAGACTGCTGTGAGCATACTGTACATCAGTGGAGAGCCATACCCTCAGAATTAGGTTTTGTTATCACTCGCGTACAAATCATGGATTACACGATAAAGTGAATTAACTCACTGAATGACTGATAAAACAGACAACTTGCTGCGTTCATGAGGGTCGGGGAATTTAATGACATGGATATTGAGCCGACGCAGGCG
This genomic interval from Athene noctua chromosome 12, bAthNoc1.hap1.1, whole genome shotgun sequence contains the following:
- the PWWP2A gene encoding PWWP domain-containing protein 2A isoform X1, with the protein product MAAMAAEAAATAAVPGDGGAGEAEPEMEPIPGSEAGADPLPAVTEAVESVVPDGEEADGGKIAPGEAEEPPPVQLARSPAGTREPEAERTETLPPSTPEVGSPQAEHRGAPSPESEEEPQPCPPPAGHPELPEEEPQPCPPATGGSAEPEPGEEPSRPEEEEPDAADAAAVEPKSPVPVAPAGGEVEAPLLPGSEVRVTLDHIIEDALVVSFRLGEKLFSGVLMDLSKRFGPHGIPVTIFPKREYKDKPEAMQLQSKPFQDEAQVKCESNAAVPDDSSLTQPSEPSIAKSLWTSKPPPLFHEGAPYPPPLFIRDTYNQSIPQPPPRKIKRPKRKMYREEPTSIMNAIKLRPRQVLCDKCKNSVVAEKKEIKKGGNASDSSKYEDNKKRRNESVTTVNKKLKTDHKVDGKSQNESQKRNAVVKVSNIAHSRSRVVKVSAQANTSKAQLNTKKVLQSKNMDHAKAREVLKMAKEKAQKKQSATSSSKNAHSKVHFTRRLQNTSSGSLPPRLRLKPQRYRNEENDSSLKTGLEKIRSGKMATKPQSRCSSTRSAGEAPSENQSPSEGPEEASSEVQDTSEVHVTVDQDEHQTLGKRGSKSNITVYMTLNQKKSDSSSASVCSSDSTDDLKSTNSECSSTESFDFPPGSMHAPSSSSSSKEEKKLSNSLKTEVFSKNVSKCVTPDGRTVCVGDIVWAKIYGFPWWPARILTITVSRKDNGLLVRQEARISWFGSTTTSFLALAQLSPFLESFQLRFNKKRKGLYRKAVTEAAKAAKQLTPEVRALLTQFET
- the PWWP2A gene encoding PWWP domain-containing protein 2A isoform X3 → MAAMAAEAAATAAVPGDGGAGEAEPEMEPIPGSEAGADPLPAVTEAVESVVPDGEEADGGKIAPGEAEEPPPVQLARSPAGTREPEAERTETLPPSTPEVGSPQAEHRGAPSPESEEEPQPCPPPAGHPELPEEEPQPCPPPKSPVPVAPAGGEVEAPLLPGSEVRVTLDHIIEDALVVSFRLGEKLFSGVLMDLSKRFGPHGIPVTIFPKREYKDKPEAMQLQSKPFQDEAQVKCESNAAVPDDSSLTQPSEPSIAKSLWTSKPPPLFHEGAPYPPPLFIRDTYNQSIPQPPPRKIKRPKRKMYREEPTSIMNAIKLRPRQVLCDKCKNSVVAEKKEIKKGGNASDSSKYEDNKKRRNESVTTVNKKLKTDHKVDGKSQNESQKRNAVVKVSNIAHSRSRVVKVSAQANTSKAQLNTKKVLQSKNMDHAKAREVLKMAKEKAQKKQSATSSSKNAHSKVHFTRRLQNTSSGSLPPRLRLKPQRYRNEENDSSLKTGLEKIRSGKMATKPQSRCSSTRSAALSKWYLLHSLLTSPVAPLQYLTDHCGFRLGALKLSVKLAGLSGLSPALSEGCTMLSTNHMQSRLGQR
- the PWWP2A gene encoding PWWP domain-containing protein 2A isoform X4 → MAAMAAEAAATAAVPGDGGAGEAEPEMEPIPGSEAGADPLPAVTEAVESVVPDGEEADGGKIAPGEAEEPPPVQLARSPAGTREPEAERTETLPPSTPEVGSPQAEHRGAPSPESEEEPQPCPPPAGHPELPEEEPQPCPPATGGSAEPEPGEEPSRPEEEEPDAADAAAVEPKSPVPVAPAGGEVEAPLLPGSEVRVTLDHIIEDALVVSFRLGEKLFSGVLMDLSKRFGPHGIPVTIFPKREYKDKPEAMQLQSKPFQDEAQVKCESNAAVPDDSSLTQPSEPSIAKSLWTSKPPPLFHEGAPYPPPLFIRDTYNQSIPQPPPRKIKRPKRKMYREEPTSIMNAIKLRPRQVLCDKCKNSVVAEKKEIKKGGNASDSSKYEDNKKRRNESVTTVNKKLKTDHKVDGKSQNESQKRNAVVKVSNIAHSRSRVVKVSAQANTSKAQLNTKKVLQSKNMDHAKAREVLKMAKEKAQKKQSATSSSKNAHSKVHFTRRLQNTSSGSLPPRLRLKPQRYRNEENDSSLKTGLEKIRSGKMATKPQSRCSSTRSAAQRH